In a single window of the Pseudorca crassidens isolate mPseCra1 chromosome 9, mPseCra1.hap1, whole genome shotgun sequence genome:
- the GNG3 gene encoding guanine nucleotide-binding protein G(I)/G(S)/G(O) subunit gamma-3, which yields MKGETPVNSTMSIGQARKMVEQLKIEASLCRIKVSKAAADLMTYCDAHACEDPLITPVPTSENPFREKKFFCALL from the exons ATGAAAGGGGAGACCCCTGTGAACAGCACTATGAGTATTGGGCAAGCCCGCAAGATGGTGGAACAGCTTAAGATTGAAGCCAGCTTGTGCCGGATAAAG GTGTCCAAGGCAGCAGCAGACCTGATGACTTATTGTGATGCCCACGCCTGTGAGGATCCCCTCATCACCCCTGTGCCCACTTCGGAGAACCCTTTCCGGGAGAAGAAATTCTTCTGTGCCCTCCTCTGA